A region from the Janthinobacterium agaricidamnosum genome encodes:
- a CDS encoding FAD-dependent oxidoreductase, translating to MRDTFHPYPHVPKVYPPGKPAGAGTQHVPVLIVGGGPVGLATALGLARHGVRSVLIEADDGVCTGSRAICISRRSLEIIDRLGALDGFISKGLPWAGGRSFYRDEEVLHFTMPQDANQKLPPMVNLAQYHIEQFLLDAAERQSELIDIRWQTRVTGVQQRADGATVTLATPDDTYTIDTDWLVAADGGRSVVREALGLKLQGTSYEGRYVIVDIHLKSERPTERLAYFDPPSNPGSTVLVHKQPDDIWRIDYQLRDDEDAQAAVLLENVAPRVDSLLAMMGETQPWHPVWITIYKANALTLEKYRHGAVLFAGDAAHLVPIFGVRGANSGIDDADNLAWKLAYVVKGRAPDSLLDSYSNERVFAAHENLRHGTKSTEFMAPPTFAFELMRTAVLGLAGKHAHVRSLINPRQTSAIAYAQSALNAPELDVFTAGPAPGTVLPECPLALPHNGGQKARYITDLLKRADGHFTGLYFSDDGAVPAELLALGDSLPLTTVAIARSGAQGGAWDHTAQVCSLFDAQPGTFYLVRPDGHVLGRWREVRVGQVADALKRALS from the coding sequence CCGGCAAGCCTGCGGGTGCCGGCACGCAGCACGTGCCGGTCCTGATCGTCGGCGGCGGCCCCGTGGGCCTGGCCACGGCCCTGGGCCTGGCGCGCCACGGCGTGCGCTCGGTGCTGATCGAGGCGGACGATGGCGTTTGCACGGGCAGCCGCGCCATCTGCATCTCGCGGCGCAGCCTGGAAATCATCGATCGCCTCGGTGCGCTCGACGGTTTTATCAGCAAAGGCTTGCCATGGGCGGGCGGCCGCAGCTTTTACCGCGACGAGGAAGTGCTGCACTTTACGATGCCGCAAGACGCGAACCAGAAATTGCCGCCGATGGTCAACCTGGCGCAATACCATATCGAGCAATTCCTGCTCGACGCGGCCGAACGCCAGAGCGAGCTGATCGATATCCGCTGGCAAACGCGCGTCACTGGCGTGCAGCAGCGCGCCGATGGCGCCACGGTCACGCTGGCCACGCCCGATGACACCTACACCATCGACACGGACTGGCTGGTGGCGGCCGATGGCGGGCGCAGCGTCGTGCGCGAGGCGTTGGGCTTGAAATTGCAGGGCACCAGCTATGAAGGCCGCTATGTGATCGTCGATATCCATCTGAAAAGCGAGCGCCCCACGGAGCGCCTCGCGTATTTCGACCCGCCGTCGAACCCCGGCTCGACCGTGCTGGTGCACAAGCAGCCAGACGATATCTGGCGCATCGACTACCAGCTGCGCGACGACGAGGATGCGCAGGCGGCCGTGCTGCTGGAAAACGTGGCGCCGCGCGTGGACAGCCTGCTGGCCATGATGGGGGAGACACAGCCATGGCATCCCGTGTGGATCACCATCTACAAGGCCAACGCGCTGACACTGGAAAAATACCGGCACGGCGCCGTGTTGTTCGCGGGCGATGCGGCCCACCTGGTGCCCATCTTCGGCGTGCGTGGGGCCAATTCCGGCATCGACGATGCGGACAATCTGGCCTGGAAGCTCGCCTACGTCGTCAAGGGCCGGGCGCCGGATAGCTTGCTCGACAGCTATTCGAACGAACGCGTGTTCGCCGCCCATGAAAACCTGCGTCACGGCACGAAAAGCACGGAATTCATGGCGCCGCCCACGTTTGCCTTCGAGCTGATGCGCACGGCCGTGCTGGGCCTGGCGGGCAAGCATGCGCACGTGCGCTCGCTGATCAACCCGCGCCAGACCAGCGCCATCGCGTATGCGCAATCGGCCTTGAATGCGCCTGAGCTGGACGTGTTCACGGCCGGTCCCGCGCCGGGCACGGTCTTGCCCGAGTGCCCGCTCGCGCTGCCGCACAACGGCGGTCAAAAAGCGCGGTATATTACCGATTTGCTCAAACGCGCGGATGGCCATTTCACGGGCCTGTATTTCAGCGACGATGGCGCGGTGCCAGCGGAACTGCTGGCGCTGGGCGACAGCTTGCCGTTGACGACCGTGGCGATCGCCCGCAGCGGGGCGCAAGGGGGCGCCTGGGACCATACGGCGCAGGTATGCTCGCTGTTCGACGCGCAGCCCGGCACGTTTTATCTCGTGCGCCCGGATGGGCACGTGCTGGGGCGCTGGCGCGAGGTGAGGGTGGGGCAGGTGGCGGATGCATTGAAACGCGCGTTGTCTTGA
- a CDS encoding DUF2783 domain-containing protein: MTDIELDNLYTELCHTMGGLGEQRSPLFLARFALLAMGAIGQADVVQGLLRDAADGLAERA, encoded by the coding sequence ATGACCGACATCGAACTCGATAATTTATACACCGAGCTGTGCCACACCATGGGCGGCCTGGGCGAGCAGCGCTCGCCGCTGTTCCTGGCCCGCTTCGCCTTGCTGGCCATGGGCGCCATCGGCCAGGCCGACGTGGTGCAAGGCTTGCTGCGCGACGCGGCCGACGGCCTGGCGGAGCGCGCATGA
- a CDS encoding sigma-54 interaction domain-containing protein, with product MELLAHNFSSDFARSAHLARGASADDDGALVAFRDPQQMSLLVRATAFVFADPRSRQLHELIERIAPSEATVLITGETGTGKELIARHVHGLSGRAEQTFVAINCGAFSETLVESELFGYEKGAFTGAQQGKPGWFETASGGTLFLDEIGDLPLAMQVKLLRVLQEREVVRLGARRAIPIDVRLIAATNVDLAEAVRAGRFREDLYYRLQVIGLPLRPLRERPGDIMPLTRHFMAIYAQRLHLGEVELDLDAHEALLGYPWPGNIRELENVIHRALLVCRSGVVRAEDLSLSGWHRAPAPASAPVPVPDAWAGGADIAYAAHGAAGQDDLLAAERFARAWQALLDSGEAVEFEAMQQELVRAAWERNERNQVRTAKHLNLSRNILRTFLKKAGAID from the coding sequence ATGGAACTCTTAGCCCACAATTTCAGCAGCGATTTCGCGCGCAGCGCCCACCTTGCCCGTGGCGCCAGCGCCGACGATGATGGTGCGCTCGTCGCCTTCCGCGACCCGCAGCAAATGAGCTTGCTGGTGCGCGCCACGGCCTTTGTCTTTGCCGACCCCCGTTCGCGCCAGTTGCACGAACTGATCGAACGCATCGCGCCCAGCGAGGCGACGGTGCTGATCACGGGTGAGACGGGGACGGGAAAAGAACTGATTGCGCGCCACGTGCACGGCTTGAGCGGACGCGCCGAGCAGACTTTCGTGGCGATCAACTGCGGCGCGTTTTCCGAAACCCTGGTCGAGAGCGAACTGTTTGGCTATGAAAAGGGCGCATTTACGGGCGCGCAGCAGGGCAAGCCGGGCTGGTTCGAGACGGCCAGCGGCGGCACCCTGTTCCTCGATGAAATCGGCGACTTGCCGCTGGCGATGCAGGTCAAGCTGCTGCGCGTGCTGCAGGAGCGCGAAGTGGTGCGCCTGGGCGCGCGGCGCGCCATCCCCATCGACGTGCGCCTGATCGCCGCCACGAACGTGGACCTGGCCGAAGCCGTGCGGGCCGGGCGATTCCGCGAAGACCTGTATTACCGGCTGCAGGTGATCGGCCTGCCGCTGCGTCCCCTGCGCGAGCGCCCGGGCGACATCATGCCGCTGACGCGCCACTTCATGGCCATCTATGCGCAGCGCCTGCATCTGGGCGAGGTGGAGCTGGACCTCGATGCGCACGAGGCCTTGCTCGGCTATCCATGGCCGGGCAATATCCGCGAGCTGGAAAACGTCATCCACCGCGCGCTGCTCGTGTGCCGCAGCGGCGTCGTGCGCGCCGAAGACCTGAGCTTGTCGGGCTGGCACCGCGCTCCGGCGCCCGCATCCGCCCCTGTGCCCGTGCCGGACGCGTGGGCCGGCGGCGCCGACATCGCCTACGCGGCCCACGGCGCGGCCGGCCAGGACGATTTATTGGCCGCCGAGCGCTTTGCCCGCGCCTGGCAAGCCTTGCTCGACTCGGGCGAGGCCGTGGAATTCGAAGCGATGCAGCAGGAACTGGTGCGCGCCGCGTGGGAGCGCAATGAGCGCAACCAGGTACGTACGGCGAAACACCTGAACCTGAGCCGCAACATCCTGCGCACCTTTTTGAAAAAGGCGGGCGCCATCGACTAG
- a CDS encoding LLM class flavin-dependent oxidoreductase yields MPARQLVLNVFLQRHGHHPAAWRHPSASASGRPDLAWWLRAARLAEAARFDSFFIADFIGRAGDVTADTGRAAIGLPFEPFTLLSAIAAVTRHIGLIATVNTNYEHPYHVARKFSSLDHLSGGRAGWNVVSSFGEHTARNFGIEAPRSHAQRYARADEFVALSKALWDSWDDDAFDRPDRAGGRFYQPAAGHALDFQGEYFASQGLLDLPRPVQGHPVLVQAGNSETGREFAARLAEMVYCSATSLPVAQAYYADVKDRMATYGRTEDQLKVTPGLSVVVAESDQQAQDQFGELQSLVDFSKLEFGGFDLSGYPLDGPLPDLPYAAGDNGKGRFQQQLELARREHLTLRQLVLRFRVARGHLQAIGSVKTVADVMEQWFVERGADGFNVVPPLLPQGFDNFTRLVVPELQRRGLFRTEYASSTLRGHLDLDRPANPHTRARAA; encoded by the coding sequence ATGCCAGCACGCCAGCTCGTCCTGAACGTCTTTTTGCAGCGCCACGGCCACCACCCTGCCGCCTGGCGCCATCCGTCCGCCAGCGCCAGCGGACGGCCCGACCTGGCCTGGTGGCTGCGCGCCGCCCGGCTGGCCGAGGCGGCCAGGTTCGACAGCTTTTTCATCGCCGACTTCATCGGCCGCGCCGGCGACGTCACGGCGGACACGGGCCGCGCCGCCATCGGCCTGCCGTTCGAGCCTTTCACCCTGCTGTCGGCGATCGCCGCCGTCACGCGCCACATCGGCCTGATCGCCACCGTCAACACGAATTACGAACACCCGTATCACGTGGCGCGCAAATTCAGTTCGCTCGACCACCTGAGCGGCGGGCGCGCGGGCTGGAACGTCGTGTCCTCGTTCGGCGAACACACGGCCCGCAATTTCGGCATCGAGGCACCGCGCAGCCACGCGCAGCGCTATGCGCGGGCCGACGAATTCGTCGCCCTGTCCAAGGCCCTGTGGGATAGCTGGGACGACGATGCCTTCGACCGGCCAGACCGCGCCGGCGGCCGGTTCTACCAGCCGGCAGCGGGCCATGCGCTCGATTTCCAGGGCGAGTATTTCGCCTCGCAAGGCTTGCTGGACTTGCCCCGTCCCGTGCAGGGCCACCCCGTGCTGGTCCAGGCGGGCAATTCCGAGACGGGCCGCGAATTTGCCGCGCGGCTGGCCGAGATGGTGTACTGCTCCGCCACCTCGCTGCCCGTGGCGCAGGCGTATTACGCGGACGTGAAAGACCGCATGGCGACATACGGACGCACGGAAGATCAATTGAAAGTCACGCCCGGGCTGTCCGTCGTGGTGGCCGAATCGGACCAGCAGGCGCAGGACCAGTTCGGCGAGCTGCAGTCGCTGGTCGACTTCAGCAAGCTGGAATTTGGCGGCTTCGATTTGTCCGGCTACCCGCTCGACGGCCCCCTGCCCGACCTGCCCTACGCGGCCGGCGACAACGGCAAGGGACGTTTCCAGCAGCAGCTGGAGCTTGCCCGCCGCGAGCACCTGACCTTGCGCCAGCTGGTGCTGCGCTTTCGCGTGGCGCGCGGCCACCTGCAAGCGATCGGCTCCGTCAAGACGGTGGCCGACGTGATGGAGCAGTGGTTCGTGGAACGGGGCGCGGACGGCTTCAACGTCGTGCCGCCGCTGCTGCCGCAAGGTTTCGATAACTTTACGCGGCTGGTGGTGCCGGAACTGCAGCGGCGCGGCCTGTTCCGCACCGAGTATGCCAGCAGCACCCTGCGCGGCCACCTGGACCTCGACCGGCCCGCCAACCCGCATACGCGGGCGCGGGCCGCCTGA
- the hmgA gene encoding homogentisate 1,2-dioxygenase — protein sequence MIGAGYQSGFGNEFATEAIPGALPQGQNSPQQAPLGLYAEQLSGTAFTAPRAQNRRSWLYRIRPASQHPPFTLAENTRIVSDFHAMPPTPPNQLRWDPLPLPDDATPVDFIDGWQTMAGNGSAEAMSGCAIHVYAANRSMQRFFYSADGELLVVPQEGRLAIATELGLIELEPQEIAVIPRGVRFRVTLPDGKARGYVCENFGTAFRLPDMGPIGSNGLANSRDFLTPHAAYEDIDGDCELVAKFGGHLWRTTLDHSPLDVVAWHGNYAPYKYDLRRFNVIGSISYDHPDPSIFLVLQAPSENPLFGAIDFAIFPPRWLAAEHTFRPPWFHRNVASEFMGLIHGVYDAKAAGFVPGGASLHNCMSGHGPDAQTFEKASHSDTSAPAKVADTMAFMFETRTILKPTPFALDGGLLQHDYFECWQGLRKHFDPDPD from the coding sequence ATGATAGGCGCCGGCTACCAAAGCGGCTTCGGCAACGAGTTTGCCACGGAAGCCATCCCCGGTGCCTTGCCGCAGGGGCAAAATTCGCCGCAGCAAGCGCCGCTGGGCCTGTATGCGGAACAATTGTCGGGCACGGCGTTTACGGCGCCGCGCGCGCAGAACCGGCGTTCCTGGCTGTACCGCATCCGTCCCGCCAGCCAGCATCCGCCGTTTACATTGGCTGAAAACACGCGCATCGTCAGCGATTTCCACGCCATGCCGCCGACGCCGCCGAACCAGCTGCGCTGGGACCCGCTGCCGCTGCCCGACGACGCCACGCCGGTCGATTTCATCGATGGCTGGCAAACGATGGCGGGAAACGGCAGCGCCGAAGCGATGAGCGGCTGCGCCATCCACGTGTACGCGGCCAACCGCTCCATGCAGCGCTTCTTTTATTCGGCCGACGGCGAATTGCTGGTCGTGCCGCAGGAAGGGCGGCTGGCGATTGCCACGGAACTGGGCTTGATCGAACTGGAACCGCAGGAAATCGCCGTGATCCCGCGCGGCGTGCGCTTCCGCGTGACCCTGCCGGACGGCAAGGCGCGCGGCTATGTCTGCGAAAATTTCGGCACGGCTTTCCGCCTACCGGACATGGGGCCCATCGGCTCGAATGGCCTGGCCAACAGCCGCGACTTCCTCACGCCGCACGCGGCCTACGAGGATATCGACGGCGATTGCGAATTGGTGGCCAAGTTCGGCGGCCACCTGTGGCGCACGACGCTCGACCATTCACCGCTCGACGTCGTCGCCTGGCATGGCAATTACGCACCGTACAAATACGATTTGCGCCGCTTCAATGTCATCGGCTCGATCAGCTACGACCATCCGGATCCGTCGATCTTCCTCGTGCTGCAGGCGCCGAGCGAAAATCCGCTGTTCGGCGCCATCGACTTCGCCATCTTCCCGCCCCGCTGGCTGGCCGCCGAGCACACGTTCCGCCCGCCCTGGTTCCACCGCAACGTGGCCAGCGAATTCATGGGCTTGATCCACGGCGTGTACGACGCCAAGGCGGCCGGTTTCGTGCCGGGCGGCGCCAGCCTGCACAACTGCATGTCCGGCCACGGTCCCGATGCGCAGACGTTCGAGAAAGCCTCGCACAGCGACACGTCCGCGCCCGCGAAGGTGGCCGACACCATGGCCTTCATGTTCGAGACGCGCACCATCCTCAAGCCCACGCCGTTCGCGCTGGACGGCGGCCTGCTGCAACACGATTATTTCGAGTGCTGGCAAGGCTTGCGCAAGCATTTCGATCCGGATCCTGATTGA